The Bacillus zhangzhouensis region AGTTCTTCCAGAAGCCCTGCCGCGACATTTTTTTCCCGTGATGATTGAGAAACAGAGCATCTGACGGCTGTTTTTTTAACAGCCTGCTTCTTCCCTTTTCGATATATTCTTCAATCGCGCTTGCAGCAGCTTCACCAATTGGCACAATTCGCTCTTTTCTTCCTTTTCCAAAACAGCGGATAAAGCCCATTGTGAGGTGAACATCGGCAAGGGTCAAATTCAGCATTTCACTGACGCGAATGCCTGTTGCATATAAGAGCTCAAGCATTGCTTTGTCTCGGTAGTCAAAGGGAGTGTTTTGATTTGGTGTATCAAGCAGCTTTTCAACCTCCCCTAATGATAGCACTTTCGGTAATGTCCGCTCTGTTTTTTGTGTTTCAATGTTCCATGACGGGTCATTCGTTGTCACTTTTTCCCGAAGCAGAAATTGATGAAAGGAACGGATCGATGATAGATGCCGTACAGACGTTTTACTCGATTTCCCTTCCTCTTTTAGCTGCTTTAAATAATGAATGATATGCAGGCGCGTGACATCGTTGATATCCGTCAGCTGTTCATGTGTTTTTAAAAAAGACAAGTAGTTCTGCAAATCTCTTTTATAAGAAACAATGGTATTTTCAGAGAGTCCTCTCTCTACTGTCATAAAATGAATAAAGTCGGATAATTGATCGTTCAATGATTTCTACTCCCCGTTTTGATAAAAATAAATCAATCGGTCTTGCCAGTTGTCTGGATTCGGCTGATCCATTTCCATCACTTTAATTGCTGCACCCTCTGGTTTATCATAACGATGGTAGCTTTCATATTCTGAATTTATCCATATCATAGCATAATAGAACAGGACGGTAAAACCAGTGAACAAGATAAATACTTTGATCACTTCACCTGTTGTTTTGAGCCATTTCCGCATGATCTTCAAGTCCTTTCTCACCTTCTCATTACTTCAGCATATGCCAGATAGGACAAGGAATATACAGCAAAAATGCAAAAAACCTCTTCATCTTATGAAAAGGTTCCAACTCGGATTATTTGCCGGATTCTTTATCATGACACCGGTGGCAAATACCATGGAATGTCAATCTATGATCCTTAATTTTAAATTTCCAGTGACGTTCAATAATCTCTTCGACATCTTCTAATAAATCTTCTTCTATCTCATCGACTGTTCCACATTCCATGCAGACAAGATGGTGATGGAAGTGAGCGGCTCCTTCTTTGCGAAGATCATATCGCGAAACGCCGTCTCCAAAGTTAATTTTATCAACAACTTTCAGTTCAGTGAGCAATTCTAACGTCCGATAAACAGTAGCAAGACCAATTTCAGGAGACTTCTCTTTTACGAGGAGGTATACATCTTCTGCACTTAAATGGTCTTCTTCATTCTCAAGCAGTACTCTTACGGTGGCTTCACGCTGTGGCGTGAGCTTATAGCTGGAAGAATGAAGCTGTTTCTTAATTCGATCAATCCTATTTTCCATTGACTTTCCCTCCTACGCCACATTACTTGATCATTATATCAAATGATGTGCTGAGAGCCAACTATAATTATTTTAAATTGATAAATAAATTGATTATTAATTAATAATCATTATAAAATAACACCTGCCAGCTTTTTCATCAGCATGAACGATATGTACGATTCAAAAAAAGACGAAAGTGCAGCAAGCGCTAAAATCATCAGCAGAACAGATGCATACCGGCCAAACCACTGAACGGGTGCTTGACTGATGTTTTTTTTCATGAAGAGCTGTCCAATGAGACGGATGGAAAACGCAATCGCACATGTGCCAATCACTAAATAGGCTGGAATGAGCAAAATGTTTTGCGGAAGCACCGATACAAACGAAAGGAAAAATCCACTCAGCCCCATTTGATTTACGAGAAAACCAACAGTAAATCCAACAACAATTCCTTTTAAAAAGATCATGAGAAAGATGAGCGGCAGACCAACGATGGATATTCCCAGTATCCACATAAGGCCTAAATATTTCATATGATGCAGGAAGCTTTGTAAAAACATTTCTTTTGTTTCTGCTGCTTTTTCATTCGTCAGCTGATTAAAAAATTGATTTAAATAATAGAATAAATCCTCTTTCTGGCTGAATGTCATGCTATTGACAATGATGGCCCCAAAGATCACACCCATTAAAAAGAGTACAGAGACAAATAAATAAATCGAGAGATGGTCTTTTACGTGCTGAAGAAGATACTCCTTCCAAGACTTTTTCCGCATGTGTCTTCCTCCCAAATAGTAAGGTTACTAGATTCTATGAGAGAGATTACGAAACATGACAGTTTTATCGAAAGAAAAAAGAGAAAGCAGCCTGCTCACTGCTTTCTCTTTTTCATTTATCGTGCGGCTTTTTGTACGTTCACAAGCCCGGCACCATAATAAAAAGGTTCTCCAAGTTTTGTCGCCGTTTTTGACAATCTCTCACGCACTTCATCGTTTGTCAGATTCGGATATTTTGATAGAATGACAGCCGCAGCGCCCGCTACATGCGGTGATGCCATTGACGTTCCGCTCATGTAGCCATATTCATTATGAGGAATGGTGCTCAGCGTTGAAACGCCTGGTGCTGAGACTTCCACTTCCTCGCCAACAGATGAATCAAAGGCTCTTTGCCTTTTTTGGTCAACAGAGGCAACAGCCATCACTGAGCTGTATTTAGCCGGATAGTCAATCGTATTGAGAGAGCCATAACTTCCTTCATTCCCTGCAGAAGCCACAATGAGAATCCCTTTATCATACGCTTGATCTACCGCTTCTTTCAGCGCCTCAGATTCACTTTGTCCTCCCATACTTATATTGATGACATCCATGTCGTTCTCAATAGCCCATTCAATTCCTTTAATGATCCAGCTATAGTAGCCGGCACCATTTTCATCTGCCACCTTGACAGCATAGATAGAAGCTTTTGGCGCAACACCAACGACACCTACGTTATTATCTAATGCGGCAATTGTGCCTGCCACATGGGTTCCATGTTCATGCGGATCAACAAGCGGATCAGACTCTGCCGGAACAAAGCTCACCCCGCCGGCAACATGTAAATCCTCATGTTTCCCGTCGATGCCGCTGTCAAGAACTGCTACTTTAACATTCTGTCCAGCGTATCCTTGTTCATGTACCTTTTGTGCTTTGATGCTCTTGATACCGTATGGAACAGTTTGACCGCTTGTTTTTGCTTTTTGGTCTTCCTCAATGAAGGTCACTTCTTTTGCTTCATTCAGTTTCTTTTTCGATGTCTCATTCAACGACACTTTCATCATATCTATTTGCTCTATGGATTCTTTCACATGCCCGCCAGCTTTTTCTACGAGCTGTTTTTGTGTTTTGTCTTGAACGGAGGAAGAAAAGCCGATCATGTACTCTTTTTTTGCTTGCTCCTTTGCAGAAATATCTGACGCGCCAAATATAACCGATGCCACAACTACACTAGCCATACAAAGCCCTGCTCCAAATGACTTGACGTTCACGATACTCACTCTCCCTTTCGTTTCTTTTTGTCATTTAACTACATTTTTAGACAAAAAGAAACGACCGTTTGTCCTATTTTTAAATTTTTTCCATTTATTTGATCTAGTTGTCACAAAAAAGCAAAATAAAAATGCTTATGGCCCTTTTGATAGTGATCATAAGCATTTCGTCCTTTATCTTTGCTAAAATGTGGCATGTATCCTCTTGACAGTTTTGGATTTCGACTGTGCTGCCTTTGGATATGCTCTCGTTTTTTTCCCATCCCTTTTCTGTTTTCACCATATCATGATGCGGAATCCCATCTTCATCATAAACATCCTGAGACGGCCTTGAAACCAAATGATTCGTAAAATGACTTCAGGTAGGCTTGCGCCTGTATTTTGACACTTGCTTCCCCTAGTTCACTAAGCTTTTCTAAAGCCTTGATGAGCAGCATCTTTCCATAGCCTTTTTTCCGGCCGGCCTGCGTCACAAGAACGCGGCCGATGAACGCCTCTTTGTACATGATCCCTTTTTGAAAAATTCGGCAATAAGCCACAATGGTGCCGTTCTCTTATGCGGTGAGATGAAGGGCTTCTTGATCCCGGTGATCAATTTCAGGGTAAGGGCATGTTTGTTCTACAACAAACACGTTGACTCTTTCCATGAAAATCAAGTAAAGCTCCTCTTTTGACAATTGCTCAAATGTTTGACATGTCCAATTAATGTGACTCATGATTGATATCCACCTTACCGTACACTCCGCCTCCACCAGCGATTAGTCCGACTTCACCCTTTCTTGCTTTGATGATGTAGCCCGCTGTCTTTTCTTTCAGAACGGCTTTTAGTTCTTGTTCTGTTGCTTGATGTAGAATGTTCATTTCTGTGTGAAACACGGCTTTTAGCTTCTCCAGCGTTTTGGGTCCAACACCTGGAATAAACTGAAGCGGAAGCTGATGAACATAAGGAGGTCTCGTTCCTTTTTCACTTTCTTGGTCAGCGAGCTCTTTTAAACGCTCACTCACCCCTTTTGTCATCCGGGTATGTCCGCATTCGTGGCACTCTTCTTGGTCTGGTGCGTGAGGTCTTACCCCGCATTTCTCGCAGGTCGTATGATAATACTTCCCAAGCCGCGGAGCAAGTCCATAATTTCCTGTGACAGCTCTGCCATCTTTTTCTTCAAGGGCCAGCTTGAATTCAGCAAAAGAAGCATGATCCATTTTGATTTTTGTATATTCTCGCGCGATTTTCCCTAAAGAATGGG contains the following coding sequences:
- a CDS encoding YqzK family protein, translating into MRKWLKTTGEVIKVFILFTGFTVLFYYAMIWINSEYESYHRYDKPEGAAIKVMEMDQPNPDNWQDRLIYFYQNGE
- a CDS encoding S8 family peptidase; this encodes MKVSLNETSKKKLNEAKEVTFIEEDQKAKTSGQTVPYGIKSIKAQKVHEQGYAGQNVKVAVLDSGIDGKHEDLHVAGGVSFVPAESDPLVDPHEHGTHVAGTIAALDNNVGVVGVAPKASIYAVKVADENGAGYYSWIIKGIEWAIENDMDVINISMGGQSESEALKEAVDQAYDKGILIVASAGNEGSYGSLNTIDYPAKYSSVMAVASVDQKRQRAFDSSVGEEVEVSAPGVSTLSTIPHNEYGYMSGTSMASPHVAGAAAVILSKYPNLTNDEVRERLSKTATKLGEPFYYGAGLVNVQKAAR
- the spoIIM gene encoding stage II sporulation protein M translates to MRKKSWKEYLLQHVKDHLSIYLFVSVLFLMGVIFGAIIVNSMTFSQKEDLFYYLNQFFNQLTNEKAAETKEMFLQSFLHHMKYLGLMWILGISIVGLPLIFLMIFLKGIVVGFTVGFLVNQMGLSGFFLSFVSVLPQNILLIPAYLVIGTCAIAFSIRLIGQLFMKKNISQAPVQWFGRYASVLLMILALAALSSFFESYISFMLMKKLAGVIL
- the fur gene encoding ferric iron uptake transcriptional regulator, whose translation is MENRIDRIKKQLHSSSYKLTPQREATVRVLLENEEDHLSAEDVYLLVKEKSPEIGLATVYRTLELLTELKVVDKINFGDGVSRYDLRKEGAAHFHHHLVCMECGTVDEIEEDLLEDVEEIIERHWKFKIKDHRLTFHGICHRCHDKESGK
- the xerD gene encoding site-specific tyrosine recombinase XerD; translation: MNDQLSDFIHFMTVERGLSENTIVSYKRDLQNYLSFLKTHEQLTDINDVTRLHIIHYLKQLKEEGKSSKTSVRHLSSIRSFHQFLLREKVTTNDPSWNIETQKTERTLPKVLSLGEVEKLLDTPNQNTPFDYRDKAMLELLYATGIRVSEMLNLTLADVHLTMGFIRCFGKGRKERIVPIGEAAASAIEEYIEKGRSRLLKKQPSDALFLNHHGKKMSRQGFWKNLKKRAIEAGIQKELTPHTLRHSFATHLLENGADLRAVQEMLGHADISTTQIYTHVTKTRLKDVYHKFHPRA